The Peribacillus simplex genome contains a region encoding:
- the dpaA gene encoding dipicolinic acid synthetase subunit A has product MLTGMQIAVIGGDARQLEVVRKLTELDAKLLLVGFEQLDHAFTGAVKEKMEDINFNELDSVILPVRGTDSDGKVETIFSSEEVVLTEEMIKKTPAHCTFYAGISNDYLDEIFKKVDRKLVLLFERDDVAIYNSIPTVEGAIMMAIQHTDFTIHGSNVAVLGLGRVGMSVARSFHALGAKVKVGARKSEDIARISEMALDPFHLNDLAAEMKNVDICINTIPFPIITAQVIAKMPVHTLIIDLASKPGGTDFRYAEKRGIKALLAPSLPGIVAPKTAGQILANALGLLIQGEFTKRKGKMI; this is encoded by the coding sequence ATGCTCACAGGCATGCAAATCGCTGTAATTGGTGGAGATGCGCGTCAGCTTGAAGTTGTCCGTAAACTGACGGAGCTTGATGCAAAGCTATTATTGGTAGGTTTTGAACAGCTCGACCATGCTTTTACCGGAGCGGTTAAGGAAAAAATGGAGGATATAAATTTCAATGAATTAGATTCAGTTATTTTACCTGTCCGGGGCACGGATTCAGATGGGAAAGTAGAAACGATTTTTTCCAGTGAAGAGGTTGTCTTAACTGAAGAAATGATAAAAAAGACCCCGGCGCATTGCACATTTTATGCAGGAATCAGTAACGATTACCTAGATGAGATATTCAAGAAAGTGGATCGCAAACTCGTACTATTGTTCGAACGTGATGATGTGGCTATTTATAATTCGATTCCCACTGTTGAGGGTGCGATCATGATGGCCATCCAACATACGGATTTTACGATCCATGGATCGAATGTAGCCGTTCTCGGACTGGGAAGGGTCGGTATGAGTGTAGCCCGGTCATTCCATGCACTGGGTGCAAAAGTGAAGGTGGGAGCAAGAAAAAGCGAAGATATTGCGAGGATCAGTGAAATGGCATTAGACCCTTTTCATTTAAATGATCTTGCTGCTGAAATGAAAAATGTTGATATATGTATCAATACGATTCCTTTTCCGATAATTACCGCACAAGTTATAGCTAAAATGCCCGTTCATACATTAATCATCGACCTTGCTTCAAAACCGGGGGGGACGGATTTTCGTTACGCTGAAAAAAGGGGAATTAAGGCGCTGTTGGCACCGAGCCTGCCGGGTATAGTTGCCCCGAAAACAGCTGGTCAGATATTAGCGAATGCACTGGGACTATTGATACAAGGCGAGTTCACGAAAAGGAAGGGGAAAATGATATGA
- the ribF gene encoding bifunctional riboflavin kinase/FAD synthetase, with protein sequence MKVIAIEHPHQFNSDDFPELVMALGFFDGIHKGHQIVIQTAKKKADEMNLKSAVMTFDPHPSAVLGRKTENIRYITPLEDKVDIIESMEIDYLFIVHFSKEFASVLPERFVDEYIVGLNVRHVVAGFDYSYGRYGQGTMEDLPVYAQGRFSQTVVEKQTLEDEKVSSTRIRETLGNGNFSDFYHLAGRRYLTKGNVVHGEKRGRKLGFPTANIEVSDDYIFPAAGVYAVRIKISGKWYNGVCNVGYKPTFHEEKPKYPTVEVHALEFSGDIYGNQVSVEWHTRLRSEQKFSGLEALVAQIETDKQNAIAYFAKLGA encoded by the coding sequence GTGAAAGTGATCGCAATAGAGCATCCTCATCAATTTAATTCGGATGATTTTCCCGAGCTTGTAATGGCGCTTGGATTTTTTGATGGTATACATAAAGGTCATCAGATTGTCATTCAAACCGCCAAGAAAAAAGCCGATGAAATGAATCTTAAGTCAGCAGTCATGACATTTGACCCGCATCCTTCTGCAGTACTGGGTAGGAAAACGGAAAATATCCGCTATATCACTCCACTTGAAGATAAGGTGGATATCATAGAGTCGATGGAGATCGATTATTTATTCATTGTCCATTTCAGCAAGGAATTTGCTTCGGTACTGCCGGAACGGTTCGTTGACGAATACATTGTCGGGCTGAATGTCCGTCACGTAGTTGCTGGCTTTGATTATTCATACGGTCGCTATGGACAAGGAACGATGGAAGATTTGCCTGTTTACGCACAGGGAAGGTTCTCGCAGACAGTCGTTGAAAAACAGACACTTGAGGATGAAAAGGTTAGCTCGACTAGAATCAGGGAAACGCTCGGTAATGGCAACTTTTCCGACTTTTATCATTTGGCTGGCCGCCGCTATTTAACGAAAGGTAATGTCGTACACGGTGAAAAGCGGGGCAGGAAGTTGGGTTTCCCCACCGCTAATATTGAAGTAAGTGACGATTATATCTTCCCTGCTGCAGGCGTATATGCCGTCAGGATCAAAATAAGCGGTAAATGGTATAATGGTGTTTGCAATGTCGGGTACAAACCTACGTTCCACGAAGAAAAGCCGAAGTATCCCACTGTAGAGGTTCATGCATTGGAGTTCTCGGGAGATATTTATGGCAACCAGGTATCGGTGGAATGGCATACAAGACTTCGGAGTGAACAAAAATTTTCCGGACTTGAAGCATTGGTCGCACAGATCGAAACGGATAAGCAAAATGCAATAGCCTATTTTGCAAAGCTTGGAGCATAA
- a CDS encoding polysaccharide deacetylase family protein, which translates to MNNKWKQIVAISAIAGISWLLVQNPYTQVYLTQLTNDSVASMKQEDELLLQIKESTKKYEIAPQDARIDSVWKTVPAYNGLKVNIDESYKAMKKEGVFDKDKLVFQQVPAKIHMEDLDPAPIYRAHPEKPVVSFLINVAWGNEYLQDMLAVLKKNNVKATFFLEGNWTKKNPDLAKMIKGGGHEIGNHSYSHPDMKNISAQATREEIRKTNEVIEAVTGLKMKWFAPPSGSYRDETVKIADSFGMETAMWSVDTIDWQKPSPEVLQQRVLSKIHPGAFILMHPTESTAKSLETLIIEIKKKDLDVVTVSEAVDEERSNP; encoded by the coding sequence ATGAATAATAAGTGGAAGCAGATAGTTGCGATAAGTGCCATTGCAGGTATATCATGGTTATTAGTGCAAAATCCATATACACAAGTTTATTTGACCCAATTAACCAATGATTCAGTTGCTTCAATGAAGCAAGAAGACGAGCTTCTTTTACAAATAAAAGAATCAACAAAAAAATATGAGATTGCACCACAGGATGCACGAATAGATTCTGTTTGGAAAACCGTTCCTGCATATAACGGCCTGAAGGTAAATATTGATGAATCGTATAAAGCCATGAAGAAGGAGGGCGTGTTCGATAAGGATAAGCTGGTATTTCAGCAGGTCCCTGCAAAGATTCATATGGAGGATCTGGATCCGGCTCCGATTTACCGGGCCCACCCCGAAAAGCCAGTGGTTTCATTTTTAATCAATGTGGCCTGGGGGAATGAATACTTACAAGATATGCTTGCCGTGTTAAAAAAGAATAATGTCAAGGCCACTTTTTTCCTTGAAGGGAATTGGACCAAGAAAAATCCTGATTTGGCCAAGATGATTAAGGGCGGCGGGCATGAAATTGGAAATCATTCTTATTCACATCCCGATATGAAAAACATATCCGCACAAGCTACACGTGAGGAAATTCGAAAAACGAATGAAGTCATTGAAGCGGTTACAGGTTTGAAAATGAAATGGTTCGCACCACCAAGTGGAAGCTACCGGGATGAAACGGTGAAAATCGCGGATTCTTTCGGTATGGAGACCGCCATGTGGAGTGTGGATACGATCGACTGGCAAAAGCCAAGCCCTGAAGTCCTTCAACAAAGAGTGCTTTCTAAGATACACCCTGGAGCATTTATATTGATGCATCCGACGGAATCTACCGCAAAATCATTGGAGACGTTAATAATTGAAATAAAAAAGAAAGATTTAGATGTTGTTACCGTTTCGGAAGCAGTAGATGAAGAGCGATCGAATCCATAA
- a CDS encoding YlmC/YmxH family sporulation protein — translation MRLSELSGKEIVDVNRAERLGILGQTDLEIDETGQITSLIIPSVKWFGLLRNGSEIRVPWDHIKKIGADMVIIDFQEGLSLKDGEQMDG, via the coding sequence TTGAGGTTAAGCGAACTGAGCGGTAAGGAAATAGTCGATGTGAATAGGGCGGAAAGATTAGGAATCCTTGGTCAGACGGATTTGGAAATAGATGAAACTGGACAAATTACCTCGTTGATCATCCCATCCGTCAAATGGTTCGGCCTTTTAAGGAATGGCAGTGAAATAAGAGTGCCATGGGATCACATAAAAAAAATCGGTGCGGATATGGTCATCATTGATTTTCAAGAAGGACTTTCACTAAAAGACGGAGAGCAAATGGACGGATAA
- the rpsO gene encoding 30S ribosomal protein S15, with translation MAITQVRKNELIAEFRTHDTDTGSPEVQIAVLTEEINNLNGHLRTHKKDHHSRRGLLKMVGKRRNLLTYLRNKDVTRYRTLINKLGLRR, from the coding sequence ATGGCAATTACACAAGTACGCAAAAACGAACTTATCGCTGAGTTCAGAACTCACGATACTGACACTGGATCTCCAGAAGTTCAAATCGCAGTATTAACAGAAGAAATCAACAACTTGAACGGTCACTTACGCACACACAAAAAAGACCACCATTCACGTCGCGGTCTTCTAAAAATGGTAGGTAAACGTCGTAATCTTTTAACTTACCTACGTAACAAAGACGTTACTCGTTACCGTACACTAATTAACAAATTAGGTCTACGTAGATAA
- a CDS encoding DUF503 domain-containing protein: MIVGSVQCECIIHDTHSLKEKRAVLQRVMTRLKQKFNISVAETDFQDLWQRTKITIVTVTSSRKATERELQNALKFLDSFPELERTITDIDWL; encoded by the coding sequence ATGATCGTTGGCTCTGTCCAATGTGAATGCATCATCCATGACACCCATTCTTTGAAAGAAAAAAGGGCCGTGCTTCAGCGTGTCATGACACGGCTTAAGCAGAAGTTCAATATTTCTGTAGCAGAGACCGATTTTCAGGATTTATGGCAGCGGACAAAGATTACTATCGTAACCGTAACATCCTCAAGGAAGGCTACTGAACGGGAACTTCAGAATGCCCTTAAATTTCTAGATTCTTTTCCGGAACTAGAGCGAACAATAACAGATATAGACTGGCTTTAG
- the pnp gene encoding polyribonucleotide nucleotidyltransferase codes for MGQEKHTYSFDWAGRNVTVEIGQLAKQANGAVLVRYGETAVLSTATASKEPRNVDFFPLTVNYEERLYAVGKIPGGFIKREGRPSERAILASRLIDRPIRPLFADGFRNDVQIISMVMSVDQDCSTEMAAMLGSSLALSVSDIPFEGPIAGVVVGRINNEFIINPTVDQLAKSDINLTVAGTKDAINMVEAGANEVPEETMLEAIMFGHDEIKKIIAFQEKIVAEIGKEKMQVTLYQVDAELEAEVKGLCEADLNKAVQVQEKHAREDAIKAVKDRVLVHYEEETDEEKLKQIKEILNKLVKSEVRRLITEEKVRPDGRNPDEIRPLSSEVTILPRTHGSGLFTRGQTQALSICTLGALGDVQILDGLGTEESKRFMHHYNFPHFSVGETGPIRGAGRREIGHGALGERALEPVIPNDKDFPYTIRLVSEVLESNGSTSQASICASTLAMMDAGVPLKAPVAGIAMGLVKTGEHYTILTDIQGMEDHLGDMDFKVAGTSKGVTALQMDIKIEGLSREILEEALLQAKHGRMHILESMMSTINQPREQLSKYAPKIVTMSINPDKIRDVIGPSGKHINKIIEETGVKIDIEQDGTVFISSTDEPMIQKAKKIIEDIVREVVVGELYLGKVKRIEKFGAFVEIFNGKDGLVHISELAEERVGKVEDVVSLGDELLVKVTEIDKQGRVNLSRKAVLKEQKEAANPSQS; via the coding sequence ATGGGACAGGAAAAACATACGTATTCATTTGACTGGGCCGGCCGTAATGTAACGGTAGAGATAGGGCAATTAGCCAAACAAGCGAACGGGGCAGTTTTAGTCCGTTATGGAGAAACTGCTGTATTAAGTACTGCGACAGCGTCAAAGGAACCTAGAAATGTCGACTTCTTCCCTTTGACAGTAAACTATGAAGAAAGACTTTATGCAGTCGGTAAAATTCCGGGAGGTTTCATCAAACGTGAAGGACGACCAAGTGAAAGGGCAATTCTTGCAAGCCGTTTAATCGATCGTCCAATCCGTCCGCTTTTCGCCGATGGTTTCAGGAACGATGTTCAGATCATCAGCATGGTCATGAGTGTCGATCAAGATTGCTCTACGGAAATGGCAGCTATGCTAGGTTCTTCCCTTGCACTTTCAGTTTCCGATATTCCGTTCGAAGGTCCAATTGCTGGAGTTGTGGTGGGGAGAATCAATAATGAATTCATTATTAACCCTACTGTTGACCAACTGGCCAAAAGTGACATCAATCTGACGGTTGCCGGCACTAAAGATGCTATCAACATGGTTGAAGCCGGAGCAAATGAAGTACCAGAGGAAACCATGCTTGAAGCAATCATGTTTGGACATGATGAAATCAAGAAGATCATTGCATTCCAAGAGAAAATCGTTGCTGAAATCGGCAAGGAAAAAATGCAGGTCACTTTATATCAAGTGGATGCTGAACTGGAAGCAGAAGTGAAAGGCCTATGTGAAGCAGACTTGAACAAAGCTGTACAAGTTCAGGAAAAACATGCTCGTGAAGACGCGATCAAAGCAGTAAAAGATCGTGTGTTGGTTCATTATGAAGAAGAAACTGATGAAGAAAAATTAAAGCAAATCAAGGAAATCCTGAATAAATTGGTCAAATCCGAAGTCCGCCGTTTAATCACGGAAGAAAAAGTGCGTCCGGATGGCCGTAATCCTGACGAAATCAGACCATTATCATCGGAAGTTACCATTCTGCCCCGTACACATGGTTCCGGATTGTTCACGCGCGGACAAACTCAAGCGCTATCCATCTGTACATTAGGTGCTCTCGGTGATGTGCAGATTCTGGACGGACTTGGAACCGAAGAGTCAAAACGTTTTATGCACCACTATAATTTCCCGCATTTCAGTGTTGGTGAAACTGGCCCTATCCGTGGGGCAGGACGCCGTGAAATCGGTCATGGTGCACTTGGTGAAAGAGCATTGGAGCCTGTCATTCCAAACGATAAAGACTTCCCATATACAATCAGACTTGTTTCTGAAGTCCTTGAATCAAATGGTTCAACATCACAAGCAAGTATCTGTGCAAGCACTTTGGCAATGATGGATGCCGGTGTTCCATTGAAAGCTCCAGTTGCCGGTATTGCTATGGGTCTTGTCAAAACAGGTGAGCACTATACAATCTTAACGGATATTCAAGGTATGGAAGATCATCTGGGAGACATGGACTTTAAAGTCGCAGGGACTTCAAAAGGTGTTACTGCCCTACAAATGGATATTAAGATTGAGGGTCTTTCAAGAGAGATTCTTGAAGAAGCTTTACTACAAGCCAAACATGGCCGGATGCATATTTTGGAATCAATGATGTCAACAATCAATCAACCGCGTGAGCAGTTATCCAAATATGCTCCAAAAATCGTTACAATGTCCATAAATCCGGATAAGATCCGTGATGTAATTGGACCGAGCGGAAAACATATCAACAAAATCATTGAAGAAACTGGCGTGAAAATCGACATCGAACAGGATGGAACGGTATTCATTTCTTCTACTGATGAACCAATGATCCAAAAAGCGAAGAAAATCATTGAGGATATCGTACGTGAAGTCGTAGTGGGCGAACTATACTTAGGTAAAGTTAAACGTATCGAAAAGTTCGGTGCCTTCGTTGAAATCTTCAATGGTAAAGACGGTTTGGTACATATTTCTGAACTGGCTGAAGAAAGAGTCGGAAAAGTGGAAGATGTCGTTTCACTTGGCGATGAATTATTGGTCAAAGTTACTGAGATCGATAAGCAAGGAAGGGTGAACCTTTCCCGTAAAGCGGTCTTGAAAGAGCAAAAAGAGGCAGCCAACCCTTCTCAATCGTAA
- the infB gene encoding translation initiation factor IF-2 codes for MTKLRVYEYAKQKNVSSKDVINKLKEMNIEVTNHMTALDDSTVNKLNDSIKPKNEEKNQAAEPKANATVAKYEAEADEKSTVNKEKLKKKPPVKPVGTKKPTGGQFNKGRNNKNKNNKQRQQAPQAPVTKRKERELPEKITFYESLTVMELGKKLHREPSEIIKKLFMLGVMATINQTLDKDAIELICAEYGVVAEEEIRVDLTDLESLVTEDASEDLIERPAVVTIMGHVDHGKTTLLDSIRHTKVTEGEAGGITQHIGAYQVKVNDKKITFLDTPGHAAFTTMRARGAQVTDITILVVAADDGVMPQTIEAINHAKAAEVPIIVAVNKMDKEAANPDRVMQELTEHGLVSEAWGGDTIFVPISAKNGEGIDSLLEMILLVSEVEEYKANPSRKANGTVIEARLDKGRGSVATLLVQNGTLKIGDPIVIGNTFGRVRAMVNDLGRRVKDAGPSTPVEITGLNEVPQAGDRFIVFEDEKTARQVGEVRAQRQLASQRNEKSRVTLDTLFEQMKEGEIKELNIILKADVQGSAEAVAASLNKIEVEGAKVKIIHIGVGAITESDIILATASNAIVIGFNVRPDVNAKRAAESENVDVRLHRIIYKAIEEIESAMKGMLDPEFEEKIIGQAEVRTTFKVSKVGTIAGSYVTEGKITRDSGIRLIRQGVVIYEGEIDALKRFKDDVKEVATNYECGITIKNYNDLKEGDVIEAFVMEEIERK; via the coding sequence ATGACAAAATTGCGTGTATATGAATATGCAAAACAAAAGAACGTTTCAAGCAAGGATGTAATAAATAAACTTAAAGAAATGAATATAGAGGTAACAAACCATATGACAGCATTAGACGATTCAACTGTAAATAAATTAAACGATTCAATCAAACCTAAAAATGAAGAAAAAAACCAAGCTGCTGAACCAAAAGCTAACGCTACCGTCGCGAAGTACGAAGCTGAAGCGGATGAAAAGAGCACAGTCAATAAAGAAAAACTGAAGAAGAAACCACCAGTTAAACCTGTAGGTACGAAAAAACCAACAGGTGGTCAGTTCAACAAGGGTCGCAATAACAAGAATAAAAATAATAAACAAAGACAACAAGCGCCTCAGGCACCTGTTACTAAACGTAAAGAAAGAGAACTTCCAGAGAAAATTACGTTTTATGAGTCTTTGACGGTTATGGAACTTGGAAAAAAACTTCACCGTGAACCTTCTGAAATCATTAAAAAGCTCTTTATGCTTGGTGTTATGGCAACAATCAACCAAACTTTGGATAAAGATGCAATTGAATTGATTTGTGCGGAATACGGTGTAGTGGCAGAAGAAGAGATTCGTGTCGACCTAACAGACCTTGAATCACTTGTCACTGAGGACGCTTCTGAAGATTTGATTGAACGTCCGGCTGTCGTGACGATCATGGGACACGTTGACCATGGTAAAACGACATTGCTTGATTCTATCCGACATACAAAAGTTACTGAAGGCGAAGCTGGCGGAATCACTCAGCATATCGGTGCATATCAAGTTAAAGTTAACGATAAGAAAATAACTTTCTTGGATACACCAGGTCATGCCGCGTTTACAACAATGCGTGCCCGCGGTGCACAAGTTACCGATATCACCATTCTTGTCGTCGCTGCGGATGATGGCGTCATGCCTCAAACGATTGAAGCGATCAACCATGCCAAAGCGGCAGAAGTTCCAATTATCGTCGCTGTCAATAAGATGGATAAAGAGGCTGCCAATCCGGACCGTGTCATGCAAGAATTGACAGAACATGGTTTAGTTTCTGAAGCATGGGGCGGAGACACGATTTTCGTACCAATTTCAGCTAAAAACGGTGAGGGTATCGATAGTTTGCTTGAAATGATTCTTCTTGTCAGTGAAGTGGAGGAGTATAAAGCGAATCCATCTCGTAAAGCAAATGGAACGGTTATCGAAGCACGTTTGGATAAAGGGCGCGGATCGGTTGCCACATTGCTTGTTCAAAACGGAACGTTGAAAATCGGTGATCCGATTGTTATCGGTAATACATTCGGACGTGTTCGTGCTATGGTCAACGATCTTGGACGCCGTGTTAAGGATGCAGGTCCTTCAACACCGGTTGAAATCACTGGATTGAACGAAGTGCCACAGGCCGGCGATCGTTTCATCGTCTTTGAAGATGAGAAAACGGCCCGTCAAGTTGGGGAAGTGCGTGCACAGAGACAACTTGCTTCACAACGTAATGAGAAATCCCGTGTAACCCTGGATACATTATTCGAGCAAATGAAAGAAGGGGAAATTAAAGAATTGAACATCATTCTAAAAGCTGATGTTCAAGGTTCTGCGGAAGCAGTAGCCGCTTCCCTGAATAAAATAGAAGTGGAAGGCGCTAAAGTGAAAATCATACACATTGGCGTCGGTGCAATTACAGAGTCTGACATCATCTTAGCTACAGCTTCGAATGCAATCGTCATCGGATTTAATGTCCGTCCTGACGTGAATGCGAAACGTGCAGCTGAATCAGAAAATGTTGATGTCCGTCTTCACCGCATCATCTATAAAGCGATCGAAGAGATCGAGTCGGCTATGAAAGGGATGCTTGACCCTGAATTCGAAGAAAAAATCATCGGTCAGGCTGAAGTCCGTACGACTTTCAAAGTATCCAAAGTAGGTACGATTGCCGGTTCTTACGTTACAGAAGGAAAAATTACACGTGATAGCGGAATTCGCTTAATTCGTCAAGGTGTCGTCATTTACGAAGGGGAAATTGATGCATTGAAACGTTTTAAAGATGATGTAAAAGAAGTGGCAACGAACTATGAGTGCGGTATTACGATTAAAAATTACAACGACCTTAAAGAAGGCGATGTAATTGAAGCGTTTGTAATGGAAGAGATCGAACGTAAATGA
- a CDS encoding M16 family metallopeptidase, translating to MIKKYTCQNGVRIVLENIPTVRSAAIGVWIKTGSRNETPELNGVSHFLEHMFFKGTTTRNAREIAESFDSIGGQVNAFTSKEYTCYYAKVMDNHASYALEILADMFFNSTFDGEELKKEKNVVYEEIKMYEDTPDDIVHDLLSKAVYENHPLGYPILGTENTLETFNSDTLKKYVHDMYTPDKVVVSIAGNVDEKLIQEVENYFGSYQGGEDRLELVKPSFHENRITRKKDTEQAHLCLGYKGLEIGNDKTYSLITLNNILGGSMSSRLFQDVREQRGLAYSVYSYHSSYQDSGMVTVYGGTGTNQLDSLYETIQETLDTLKRDGITEKELRNSKEQLKGSLMLSLESTNSRMSRNGKNELMLGEHRSLDDIIIKIDEVTEDTVNELANQIFTEHSLSLVSPLENWDK from the coding sequence TTGATTAAGAAATACACGTGTCAAAATGGAGTTAGAATTGTATTGGAGAATATTCCAACTGTACGCTCAGCAGCAATTGGAGTATGGATCAAAACAGGTTCAAGAAATGAAACACCAGAATTGAATGGGGTTTCACATTTCCTGGAGCATATGTTCTTCAAAGGGACAACTACGAGAAATGCGCGGGAAATTGCCGAGTCGTTCGATAGTATTGGTGGACAGGTGAATGCATTCACTTCAAAAGAATATACATGCTACTATGCCAAAGTGATGGATAACCATGCAAGCTATGCGCTTGAAATCCTTGCTGATATGTTCTTCAACTCAACATTTGATGGGGAAGAATTGAAAAAAGAAAAAAATGTCGTCTACGAAGAAATCAAAATGTACGAAGACACACCCGATGACATTGTCCATGACCTCTTAAGCAAGGCGGTATATGAAAACCACCCCCTTGGCTATCCTATACTTGGGACGGAAAATACGCTTGAAACCTTCAATAGTGATACATTAAAAAAATACGTCCATGATATGTATACACCCGATAAAGTAGTAGTGTCGATTGCTGGGAACGTGGATGAAAAATTGATCCAGGAAGTCGAAAACTATTTTGGCTCATATCAAGGAGGGGAAGACCGTCTTGAATTGGTCAAACCTTCCTTCCATGAAAATAGGATCACCCGTAAGAAAGATACCGAACAAGCCCACTTATGCCTTGGTTACAAAGGCTTGGAAATCGGCAATGATAAAACATACAGCCTGATCACCTTAAATAATATTCTTGGAGGGAGCATGAGTAGCCGCCTATTCCAGGACGTCAGGGAGCAACGCGGCCTTGCCTATTCCGTTTACTCCTATCATTCCAGCTATCAAGATAGCGGTATGGTGACAGTATATGGGGGGACAGGCACAAACCAGCTTGACAGCCTTTATGAAACCATTCAGGAAACATTGGATACTTTAAAAAGGGATGGCATTACGGAAAAGGAATTACGGAATAGTAAAGAGCAACTTAAAGGAAGTTTGATGCTCAGCCTTGAAAGCACGAATAGCCGCATGAGCCGGAACGGAAAAAATGAGCTAATGTTGGGTGAGCACCGTTCCCTTGATGATATCATCATCAAGATTGACGAAGTGACAGAGGATACCGTCAATGAATTGGCAAATCAGATCTTTACGGAGCATTCCTTGTCATTAGTGAGCCCGCTGGAAAACTGGGACAAATAA
- the rbfA gene encoding 30S ribosome-binding factor RbfA: MSLRSNRVGEQMKKELSEIIGRKIKDPRIGFVTVTDVAVTGDLQQATVYISVLGDQEQREKTLQGLAKAKGFMRSEIGQRIRLRKTPELFFEFDESVDYGNRIESLISQINSEDKPAEKDEE; encoded by the coding sequence ATGAGCCTTCGTTCAAATCGTGTTGGCGAACAAATGAAAAAAGAGCTGAGTGAAATTATCGGCCGAAAAATTAAAGATCCAAGAATCGGATTTGTAACAGTGACGGATGTCGCGGTTACAGGCGATTTACAACAGGCAACAGTTTATATTTCCGTTTTGGGTGACCAGGAACAAAGGGAGAAAACCCTGCAAGGTCTTGCTAAGGCGAAAGGATTCATGCGTTCAGAAATTGGGCAGAGAATCCGCCTGCGCAAAACCCCTGAGCTGTTTTTTGAATTTGATGAATCGGTCGATTATGGTAATCGTATCGAGTCGTTGATTTCCCAAATCAATTCAGAGGATAAACCGGCTGAAAAAGACGAGGAATAA
- the truB gene encoding tRNA pseudouridine(55) synthase TruB, which yields MNGILPLWKPKGLTSHDCVFRLRKILKTKKVGHTGTLDPEVTGVLPICIGRATKIAEYLTEAGKAYEGEVTLGFSTTTEDASGEKVEEKKIDQVIQRKRILEVLETLTGKIEQTPPMFSAVKVNGKKLYEYARAGIEVERPTREVTIYEITLLDDRSEFKGETISFRFRVKCSKGTYIRTLAVMMGEELGFPAHMSDLTRIESAGFKQEDCFTFAEVEEFMESGQTDEFLLPLERGLFHLPKFKISDKVAKKVLNGAVLEQTKDVVVEKGKPFVMVDPADKAIAIYQIHPTKVGLIKPVKVLAQEL from the coding sequence GTGAACGGTATTCTTCCATTATGGAAACCCAAGGGATTGACATCCCATGATTGTGTTTTTAGATTAAGAAAGATTTTAAAGACAAAAAAGGTTGGGCATACAGGTACTTTAGATCCTGAGGTAACAGGGGTATTGCCTATTTGCATTGGCAGGGCAACTAAGATAGCCGAATATTTGACAGAAGCCGGTAAAGCGTATGAAGGGGAAGTGACCCTTGGTTTTTCAACGACAACTGAAGACGCTAGCGGTGAAAAAGTGGAAGAGAAGAAGATTGATCAAGTGATTCAGCGTAAACGGATTCTTGAAGTACTGGAAACATTGACTGGGAAAATTGAACAGACGCCGCCGATGTTTTCAGCGGTAAAAGTAAACGGGAAGAAGTTATATGAATATGCCCGTGCAGGGATAGAAGTGGAGAGGCCGACAAGGGAGGTGACCATCTATGAAATCACCCTTCTCGATGATCGTTCTGAATTTAAAGGGGAAACCATTTCTTTTCGTTTTCGGGTCAAATGCAGCAAAGGAACGTATATTCGGACGCTTGCAGTCATGATGGGTGAAGAACTGGGTTTTCCTGCCCACATGTCAGACTTGACACGTATTGAATCAGCAGGTTTTAAGCAGGAGGACTGTTTCACATTTGCTGAAGTGGAAGAGTTCATGGAGAGTGGACAAACGGATGAATTTCTGTTGCCTTTGGAGCGGGGATTATTTCATTTGCCCAAATTTAAGATTAGTGATAAAGTAGCAAAGAAAGTACTTAACGGTGCGGTATTGGAACAAACAAAGGATGTTGTTGTTGAAAAAGGGAAGCCTTTTGTGATGGTCGATCCAGCAGATAAGGCCATTGCCATTTATCAAATACATCCGACAAAAGTGGGATTAATTAAACCTGTAAAAGTATTGGCACAAGAATTATAG